One Misgurnus anguillicaudatus chromosome 22, ASM2758022v2, whole genome shotgun sequence DNA segment encodes these proteins:
- the tmem150ab gene encoding transmembrane protein 150Ab yields the protein MTAWIVLPVSLSAFSITGIWIVYAMAVMNHHVCPVENWSYNLTCTEETAKRGFPKTCCTLQDIPLISKCGCYPPESCLFSLIGNVGAFMVVMVCMLRYAQVIEHSHHCWTNTSALVSGCINALGLVMVGNFQVDHAKTLHYVGAGVAFPAGLLFVCLQCVLTYRIAETMLDYWMAHVRVALSAGALISLVLSGIFFVHESFVLQHAAAICEWVFTVLVLVYYGTFTYEFGTVNSDTIMAALMKRSEHHHPSSGVIMGGIGKGVAMGCGARSLKSSGGSSTSTHLNCTPESIAML from the exons ATGACTGCCTGGATTGTTTTGCCTGTCAGCCTGTCTGCCTTCTCCATCACTGGGATATGGattgt TTATGCCATGGCAGTAATGAACCATCATGTCTGTCCCGTTGAGAACTG GTCATACAATTTGACATGTACAGAGGAAACAGCGAAGAGGGGCTTTCCAAAGACCTGCTGCACTCTTCAAGACATCCCGCTTATCAG TAAATGTGGTTGCTATCCACCAGAGAGCTGCCTCTTCAGTTTGATTGGCAATGTTGGGGCTTTCATGG TGGTTATGGTGTGCATGCTGCGTTATGCTCAAGTGATTGAGCATAGCCATCACTGTTGGACCAACACAAGTGCTTTGGTGTCTGGGTGCATTAATGCCCTTGGTCTGGTCATGGTGGGCAACTTTCAG GTTGATCATGCCAAGACTCTTCATTATGTGGGAGCTGGTGTGGCGTTTCCAGCAGGTCTGCTGTTTGTGTGCCTGCAGTGTGTTTTGACGTACCGTATAGCAGAGACCATGCTGGACTACTGGATGGCTCATGTGCGTGTCGCTCTTTCAGCTGGAGCTCTGATATCACTTGTTCTCA GTGGAATCTTCTTTGTCCATGAGAGCTTTGTGTTACAACATGCCGCGGCTATCTGTGAATGGGTCTTTACTGTGCTGGTTTTGGTCTACTATGGCACCTTCACCTATGAGTTTGGCACTGTCAACAGCGATACCATAATGGCAGCCTTAATGAAACGCAGTGAACATCACCATCCGAGTTCAGGGGTCATCATGGGTGGTATCGGGAAAGGTGTTGCAATGGGTTGTGGGGCCCGCAGCCTAAAGTCTTCTGGAGGCAGTAGCACCTCCACACACCTCAACTGTACGCCAGAAAGCATTGCCATGCTTTAG